The Pyrococcus horikoshii OT3 genome includes a window with the following:
- a CDS encoding B12-binding domain-containing radical SAM protein has translation MAKIVLTTDETLTSTYHNVPLLDFFGCAPYDKIPKWVFRFLDSQIPDKNGVLTQAPYGLRKIEAALLRCYPREDVVVAHPRKVEMFLDENTEIVGLYEMDPFGLGPVTMMFTNGGQWKSYTYVKFRELVEKINSVRERKGLKFKIVVGGPGAWQVDMRKEEREELKIDHVVMGEAEHVICKIFEDIINGSADETIIIRKGPKIEEIPTIVAPSYKGLVEVMRGCGRGCRFCEPNLRVARYMPLEKIEKEIRVNINAGIDHAWLHSEDIFLYKVEDKKNFYPNAEAVIELFEMARQYTKNVNPTHGTVAGALAVPGMIEEISRIVEAGDTHWVGIQVGLETADPEIIGRLMNNKMKPFSPEEWPWVVLNGTYVLNKNYWFPAYTTILGLPGDNDDAEIMTARLIITMEKELEEKLGNRAHFTVTPLAFVPMGVLKGEQFYKVEEMITYGQFLHLYYAWKHLAKEIVRGLPKVMWGNLFLVPLFPLARFGIRVVLKQIEKWGKKKGFEVKKLDPLDVKIDVDEHVWGTKPSLAEAY, from the coding sequence ATGGCAAAGATAGTTTTAACCACCGATGAAACCCTAACAAGTACTTACCACAACGTCCCCCTGCTCGACTTCTTTGGATGTGCACCCTATGATAAAATCCCAAAATGGGTGTTTAGGTTCCTAGATTCTCAAATACCAGATAAAAACGGAGTACTAACCCAAGCTCCTTATGGGCTTAGAAAGATAGAAGCAGCGTTACTAAGATGTTATCCTAGAGAGGATGTCGTGGTCGCCCATCCAAGAAAGGTGGAAATGTTCCTCGATGAGAACACGGAGATAGTTGGACTTTACGAGATGGATCCCTTTGGACTAGGGCCAGTAACCATGATGTTTACCAACGGTGGACAATGGAAAAGCTATACCTACGTTAAATTTAGAGAGCTAGTTGAGAAGATAAACTCAGTAAGGGAGAGAAAGGGATTAAAGTTCAAAATAGTAGTGGGCGGACCAGGAGCCTGGCAAGTCGATATGAGGAAAGAAGAGAGGGAAGAATTAAAAATAGATCATGTTGTCATGGGAGAGGCCGAACACGTTATTTGCAAAATATTCGAAGATATAATAAACGGGAGTGCCGATGAAACAATAATCATAAGGAAAGGTCCGAAGATAGAGGAGATACCAACAATAGTGGCCCCCTCTTATAAAGGACTTGTGGAAGTAATGAGGGGATGTGGAAGAGGTTGTCGCTTCTGCGAACCAAACCTCAGGGTTGCCCGCTATATGCCACTTGAGAAAATAGAGAAGGAGATAAGGGTAAATATAAACGCTGGAATAGACCATGCATGGCTTCACAGCGAAGACATATTCTTGTATAAAGTAGAAGATAAGAAGAACTTCTACCCAAATGCTGAAGCCGTCATAGAGCTATTCGAAATGGCTAGACAATATACCAAGAACGTTAATCCAACCCATGGAACTGTAGCTGGAGCTTTAGCTGTTCCTGGGATGATAGAGGAGATATCAAGGATAGTTGAAGCAGGGGATACCCACTGGGTAGGAATCCAGGTCGGCCTGGAAACTGCGGATCCAGAAATAATTGGAAGACTAATGAACAACAAGATGAAGCCCTTCTCCCCAGAGGAATGGCCCTGGGTCGTGTTAAATGGAACGTACGTCCTTAATAAGAACTATTGGTTCCCAGCATATACCACAATACTTGGACTTCCAGGAGACAATGACGATGCAGAAATAATGACCGCAAGATTAATTATCACAATGGAGAAAGAGCTCGAAGAAAAGCTTGGGAACAGGGCCCACTTTACAGTAACGCCTCTAGCTTTCGTCCCTATGGGAGTCCTCAAGGGTGAACAGTTCTACAAGGTTGAAGAGATGATAACCTATGGGCAGTTCCTTCACCTTTACTATGCCTGGAAACATTTAGCGAAGGAAATTGTCAGGGGATTACCAAAGGTTATGTGGGGAAACCTTTTCCTAGTCCCCTTATTCCCATTGGCAAGATTTGGAATTAGAGTAGTGCTTAAGCAGATTGAAAAGTGGGGCAAGAAGAAGGGATTCGAAGTCAAGAAGCTCGATCCCCTTGATGTCAAGATAGATGTAGATGAGCATGTGTGGGGAACTAAACCCAGCTTGGCTGAAGCTTATTAG